The proteins below are encoded in one region of Kineococcus rhizosphaerae:
- a CDS encoding SDR family NAD(P)-dependent oxidoreductase — protein MEQLQDKTALVTGGTSGIGLAVAHRFVEQGAHVVVTGRRQEALDAAVAALGAVRPGSATGVRADVADLADLDRLYAVVAERGHGLDVVVANAGGGEFAALADITWEHYESTFATNVGGTLFTVQKALPLLNPGASVVLTGSNVDVKASPSFSVYAATKAALRSFTRSWAAELAGRGVRVNSVAPGPIGTPGLSGLAPDAAGAEQLLDGLAAGVPMGRLGRPEEIADAVLFLAGPGSSYMTGAEIYVDGGTSQF, from the coding sequence GTGGAACAGCTGCAGGACAAGACGGCCCTGGTCACCGGGGGCACCTCCGGCATCGGCCTGGCCGTCGCGCACCGCTTCGTCGAGCAGGGCGCGCACGTCGTCGTCACCGGCCGCCGGCAGGAGGCGCTCGACGCGGCCGTCGCCGCCCTCGGCGCCGTCCGCCCGGGCTCGGCCACCGGGGTGCGCGCCGACGTGGCCGACCTGGCCGACCTCGACCGCCTCTACGCCGTGGTCGCCGAACGCGGCCACGGCCTCGACGTCGTCGTCGCCAACGCCGGCGGCGGCGAGTTCGCCGCGCTGGCCGACATCACCTGGGAGCACTACGAGTCGACGTTCGCGACGAACGTCGGCGGCACCCTGTTCACCGTCCAGAAGGCGCTGCCGCTGCTGAACCCCGGTGCCTCCGTCGTACTGACCGGCTCCAACGTCGACGTCAAGGCCAGCCCGTCGTTCAGCGTCTACGCCGCCACCAAGGCCGCGCTGCGCTCCTTCACCCGGTCCTGGGCCGCCGAGCTCGCCGGCCGCGGGGTGCGCGTCAACAGCGTGGCCCCCGGCCCGATCGGCACGCCGGGCCTGTCCGGCCTGGCCCCCGACGCCGCGGGTGCGGAGCAGCTGCTCGACGGCCTGGCGGCGGGCGTCCCGATGGGCCGCCTCGGACGGCCCGAGGAGATCGCCGACGCGGTCCTCTTCCTCGCCGGGCCCGGGAGCAGTTACATGACGGGAGCCGAGATCTACGTCGACGGCGGGACCAGTCAGTTCTGA
- a CDS encoding nuclear transport factor 2 family protein has protein sequence MDETRIETEALMRANLLDVFGQRDPAARRAAAERLFGEDVVFGDEEETTHGVPALLERAGAILDRAPAEAVFAADSPVYGTGEQAALTWTFGVPGAQPLARGIDLATIAGGRITRLTTLLAR, from the coding sequence GTGGACGAGACCCGGATCGAGACCGAGGCGCTGATGCGCGCCAACCTGCTGGACGTCTTCGGCCAGCGCGACCCCGCCGCCCGGCGGGCGGCGGCCGAACGCCTCTTCGGCGAGGACGTCGTCTTCGGTGACGAGGAGGAGACGACGCACGGCGTCCCGGCCCTCCTGGAGCGGGCCGGGGCCATCCTGGACCGGGCCCCCGCCGAGGCCGTCTTCGCGGCCGACTCCCCGGTCTACGGGACGGGGGAGCAGGCGGCGCTGACCTGGACGTTCGGCGTGCCCGGGGCGCAGCCTCTCGCCCGCGGGATCGACCTCGCCACGATCGCCGGCGGGCGGATCACCCGCCTCACGACGCTGCTCGCCCGCTGA
- a CDS encoding TetR/AcrR family transcriptional regulator C-terminal domain-containing protein, which produces MPDVDELLVEGAEPPSERVSLNRERILAAGLRAIDEEGLGALTMRRLGARLGVEAMSLYRYVPGREDLLDGVVGVMVDELGQDPEVLRSPDHGWQDFLQRMAHGVRRVAIAHPKAFPLVASTPPEAPWLRPPLRSTEWVETFLAGLVHQGFSDEQAAATYRAFTSFLLGNLLLEVAQRGGAVGPLDLVDEEEPAGGLDEAPTVRRLARLLGEDRALQEFEESLESLIDRVSAQVLGGSGA; this is translated from the coding sequence CTGCCCGACGTCGACGAGCTCCTCGTCGAGGGTGCGGAGCCCCCCTCCGAACGGGTGTCGCTGAACCGCGAACGCATCCTCGCCGCCGGGTTGCGGGCCATCGACGAGGAGGGTCTCGGGGCCTTGACGATGCGCCGGCTCGGGGCGCGGCTGGGGGTCGAGGCGATGTCCCTCTACCGCTACGTCCCCGGCCGGGAGGACCTGCTGGACGGGGTCGTCGGGGTCATGGTCGACGAGCTCGGTCAGGACCCCGAGGTGCTGCGCTCCCCCGACCACGGGTGGCAGGACTTCCTGCAGCGCATGGCCCACGGGGTGCGGCGGGTGGCGATCGCCCACCCGAAGGCCTTCCCGCTGGTCGCCTCGACGCCCCCGGAGGCCCCGTGGCTGCGTCCGCCGCTGCGCAGCACGGAGTGGGTCGAGACGTTCCTGGCGGGCCTGGTGCACCAGGGGTTCTCCGACGAGCAGGCGGCTGCCACCTACCGCGCGTTCACGAGCTTCCTGCTGGGCAACCTGCTGCTGGAGGTCGCCCAGCGGGGAGGGGCCGTCGGGCCGCTGGACCTCGTCGACGAGGAGGAGCCCGCCGGGGGGCTGGACGAGGCGCCCACCGTCCGGCGCCTGGCGCGCCTGCTCGGTGAGGACCGGGCGCTGCAGGAGTTCGAGGAGTCGCTGGAGAGCCTGATCGACCGCGTCTCCGCGCAGGTGCTCGGCGGCAGCGGGGCCTGA
- a CDS encoding MBL fold metallo-hydrolase: protein MTDKITIGEFTVTVLTDGASHLPPSAYPGADFTKYPDTLDATGTHEIRLGAHLVQGPHGTFLVDAGAGELSMPFPPELAAANGLTNPPPTMASAGALPAALAAEGVAPEDITEIFTTHLHLDHIGWIVKDGRPFFPNATVHYGAEDWALLVDGAPADDPARIVMESAREAGILRTYAAGESQLLPGVSAVHAPGHTPGHVTVTLSSQGQRLWFVGDLIELPAQLNDENIHFMTDVDRDTAGSARRRIFEQAKEGRVVIAASHLSDPSFALITEDDTWVDATAR, encoded by the coding sequence GGCGAGTTCACCGTCACCGTCCTGACCGACGGCGCCTCCCACCTCCCGCCGTCGGCGTACCCCGGAGCTGACTTCACGAAGTACCCCGACACCCTCGACGCCACGGGCACCCACGAGATCCGCCTGGGTGCCCACCTGGTGCAGGGTCCGCACGGGACGTTCCTCGTGGACGCCGGCGCCGGGGAGCTGTCCATGCCCTTCCCCCCTGAACTCGCCGCGGCCAACGGCCTGACCAACCCGCCACCCACCATGGCCAGCGCGGGGGCGCTTCCCGCCGCCCTCGCTGCGGAGGGGGTCGCACCCGAGGACATCACCGAAATCTTCACCACCCACCTGCACCTGGACCACATCGGGTGGATCGTGAAGGACGGGCGGCCGTTCTTCCCGAACGCCACCGTGCACTACGGCGCCGAGGACTGGGCGCTGCTCGTCGATGGAGCTCCGGCGGACGACCCTGCCCGCATCGTCATGGAATCCGCCCGGGAGGCGGGCATCCTGCGGACCTACGCCGCCGGGGAGAGTCAGCTCCTTCCCGGCGTCTCGGCCGTCCACGCACCTGGTCACACGCCCGGGCACGTCACCGTGACGCTGAGCTCGCAGGGCCAGAGGTTGTGGTTCGTGGGCGACCTGATCGAGCTGCCCGCCCAGCTGAACGACGAGAACATCCACTTCATGACGGACGTCGACCGGGACACCGCCGGCAGCGCCCGCCGCCGGATCTTCGAGCAGGCCAAGGAGGGCCGCGTCGTGATCGCGGCATCGCACTTGAGCGATCCCTCCTTCGCCCTCATCACCGAGGACGACACCTGGGTCGACGCGACCGCCCGCTGA
- a CDS encoding oxygenase MpaB family protein, giving the protein MPLLLPARVRSGFRARVSGDPGGAPDWVRDIATVGDGPGWFEPDGVVWRVHGDLSTLVGGIAALLGQATHPLALAGVQRHSSYRTDPWKRLAGTARWLVVSTFGSAELAEREAARVRGMHARVTGRTDDGRAYAASDPALLRWVHLAFTDAFLAANDACGHDLTRRFGRGWGDVYVRDWARSARALGADDLPADRAGLAEALRAVRPVLAPVPADLRAFIGGPAGLNRVERAVYARLATAGGLVLSPELADLAGVPGRGARGPREVRELRRARWSLRALQLSLGPYSPSEQAARYRIGWAPRPEWLAAPPAA; this is encoded by the coding sequence GTGCCTCTCCTGCTGCCCGCCCGGGTGCGGTCCGGGTTCCGGGCCAGGGTCTCCGGCGACCCCGGCGGTGCGCCGGACTGGGTCCGCGACATCGCCACCGTCGGGGACGGACCCGGCTGGTTCGAACCGGACGGGGTGGTCTGGCGCGTGCACGGCGACCTGTCGACGCTGGTCGGGGGCATCGCGGCGCTGCTGGGGCAGGCGACGCACCCGCTGGCCCTGGCGGGGGTGCAGCGCCACTCCTCCTACCGCACCGACCCCTGGAAGCGGCTGGCCGGCACGGCGCGCTGGCTCGTGGTGTCCACGTTCGGGTCGGCGGAGCTGGCGGAGCGCGAGGCCGCGCGCGTGCGGGGGATGCACGCGCGGGTCACCGGCCGCACCGACGACGGCCGGGCCTACGCCGCCTCGGACCCCGCGCTGCTGCGGTGGGTGCACCTGGCCTTCACCGATGCCTTCCTCGCCGCGAACGACGCGTGCGGGCACGACCTGACCCGCCGGTTCGGCCGCGGCTGGGGCGACGTCTACGTCCGCGACTGGGCCCGCAGCGCCCGCGCCCTGGGCGCGGACGACCTGCCGGCCGACCGGGCCGGGCTCGCCGAGGCGCTGCGGGCCGTGCGCCCGGTGCTGGCGCCGGTGCCCGCCGACCTGCGGGCGTTCATCGGCGGGCCGGCCGGGCTGAACCGGGTCGAGCGCGCCGTCTACGCGCGGCTGGCCACCGCCGGCGGGCTGGTCCTGTCCCCCGAACTGGCCGACCTGGCGGGGGTGCCGGGGCGCGGGGCGAGGGGTCCGCGCGAGGTCCGGGAGCTGCGCCGCGCGCGGTGGTCCCTGCGGGCGCTGCAGCTCTCGCTGGGCCCGTACAGCCCCTCGGAGCAGGCCGCCCGGTACCGCATCGGCTGGGCCCCGCGGCCGGAGTGGCTGGCGGCCCCGCCCGCCGCGTGA
- a CDS encoding ATP-binding SpoIIE family protein phosphatase translates to MSVEGSAEASGPRPVDDSPWEAVARFALDLSLALSLEDVVRSLVRLGVPALSADGCGIVTPAADGGWQLALSTSFTPGLRARFLYEPADSPLPACRAAREGRTFLVPDRDAAARVHPRMAEVVDVTQRARWALLPLRTEGEVVGSLAVSWTDPAEFTAAEVAVLEVFAAHCAPTVQRLLVAGQDQRATALLGRMARALQRGVLPDLPAVDGLDLAACYLPAADGAEIGGDFYDTFVRARGDVVVAVGDVAGHDPLAAAAMTRVRTLLRGLAYDSDDGPGALLDRLDAAVAALEPGITATAVLVTATRTDDGALDVRWADAGHPPPVLRHPDGTVEVLQDGGEPLLGVDWPAARSEHRRRLPVGSVLVLVTDGVVESRDTEVMTGIGSLAQTLGGVADVGDASTVCAALAGTLLDPDPDPAEPAGTRDARDDRTLLVLRVPASTGPPEPAPAREPAGDSDTVTRVVVLSPEPRSAPVARGAVRSVAGTGGWPADDVDVAELLVSELVANAVIHARSEIRVRVASTADRLLVEVEDENDRLPELLAHDDDALSGRGLQLVSGAAHDWGFRPLPDAALGGKVVWFALRRDRA, encoded by the coding sequence ATGTCCGTCGAGGGTTCCGCCGAGGCCTCCGGTCCCCGCCCGGTCGACGACTCCCCGTGGGAGGCGGTCGCGCGGTTCGCGCTGGACCTGAGCCTGGCCCTGTCCCTGGAGGACGTGGTCCGCTCCCTGGTCCGCCTCGGGGTGCCGGCGTTGTCCGCGGACGGGTGCGGCATCGTCACGCCCGCCGCCGACGGCGGGTGGCAGCTCGCGCTGAGCACGTCGTTCACGCCGGGACTGCGCGCCCGGTTCCTCTACGAACCCGCCGACAGCCCGCTGCCCGCGTGCCGCGCGGCCCGCGAGGGCCGCACCTTCCTCGTGCCGGACCGCGACGCGGCCGCCCGCGTGCACCCCCGGATGGCCGAGGTCGTCGACGTCACCCAGCGGGCCCGCTGGGCGCTGCTGCCGCTGCGGACCGAGGGCGAGGTCGTCGGCAGCCTCGCCGTCTCCTGGACCGACCCGGCGGAGTTCACCGCGGCCGAGGTGGCCGTCCTGGAGGTCTTCGCCGCGCACTGCGCGCCCACGGTGCAGCGGCTCCTGGTCGCCGGGCAGGACCAGCGGGCCACCGCCCTCCTGGGCCGGATGGCGCGGGCCCTGCAGCGCGGGGTGCTGCCGGACCTGCCCGCGGTGGACGGTCTCGACCTCGCGGCCTGCTACCTGCCCGCCGCGGACGGCGCCGAGATCGGCGGGGACTTCTACGACACCTTCGTCCGGGCCCGCGGTGACGTGGTGGTGGCCGTGGGGGACGTCGCCGGGCACGACCCCCTCGCGGCGGCGGCCATGACGAGGGTGCGGACGCTGCTGCGCGGGCTGGCCTACGACAGCGACGACGGGCCGGGCGCGCTGCTGGACCGGCTGGACGCCGCGGTCGCCGCCCTGGAGCCGGGCATCACCGCCACGGCCGTGCTGGTGACCGCGACCCGCACGGACGACGGCGCGCTGGACGTGCGCTGGGCCGACGCCGGGCACCCCCCGCCGGTGCTGCGCCACCCGGACGGGACCGTCGAGGTCCTGCAGGACGGCGGGGAACCGCTGCTGGGCGTCGACTGGCCCGCCGCCCGGTCCGAGCACCGTCGCCGCCTCCCCGTCGGCAGCGTCCTGGTGCTCGTCACCGACGGTGTCGTGGAGAGCCGCGACACCGAGGTCATGACCGGCATCGGGTCCCTCGCCCAGACGCTGGGCGGGGTCGCCGACGTCGGGGACGCCTCCACGGTGTGCGCGGCGCTCGCCGGCACCCTCCTCGACCCGGACCCGGACCCGGCCGAGCCGGCCGGGACGCGGGACGCGCGCGACGACCGGACGCTGCTGGTGCTGCGGGTCCCCGCGTCCACCGGCCCCCCCGAGCCGGCCCCGGCGCGGGAACCGGCCGGGGACTCCGACACGGTGACACGGGTCGTGGTGCTCTCGCCCGAACCCCGGTCGGCCCCGGTCGCGCGGGGGGCCGTCCGCTCCGTCGCCGGGACCGGCGGGTGGCCGGCGGACGACGTCGACGTCGCCGAGCTCCTCGTGAGCGAACTCGTGGCGAACGCCGTCATCCACGCCCGCAGCGAGATCCGCGTCCGGGTGGCCAGCACCGCCGACCGGTTGCTCGTGGAGGTCGAGGACGAGAACGACCGTCTCCCCGAGCTCCTGGCGCACGACGACGACGCCCTGTCCGGACGCGGCCTGCAGCTGGTCAGCGGCGCGGCGCACGACTGGGGGTTCCGCCCGCTGCCCGACGCGGCGCTCGGCGGCAAGGTCGTGTGGTTCGCCCTGCGCCGGGACCGCGCGTAG
- a CDS encoding TetR/AcrR family transcriptional regulator, with the protein MAARGRPRGFDADAALDRAVEVFWRHGYEGASLSDLTEAMGVNRPSLYAAFGDKEQLFHRAVARYAEVDMAYARAALAEPTAARVVAAFLRANVEALTRPDRPAGCLSIQGGLACGRDNGQVAEFLAASRLAGEATFADRFATAVADGDLPAGTDPATLARFVMAVSEGHAVHAAAGVGRADLLASVEFALRAVPGAG; encoded by the coding sequence GTGGCAGCACGAGGACGACCCCGGGGGTTCGACGCCGACGCGGCCCTCGACCGCGCGGTCGAGGTGTTCTGGCGGCACGGGTACGAGGGCGCCTCCCTCAGCGACCTCACGGAGGCGATGGGCGTCAACCGCCCCAGCCTGTACGCCGCCTTCGGCGACAAGGAGCAGCTGTTCCACCGGGCCGTCGCCCGCTACGCCGAGGTCGACATGGCCTACGCCCGCGCCGCCCTGGCCGAACCCACGGCCGCCCGGGTCGTCGCCGCCTTCCTGCGCGCCAACGTCGAGGCCCTCACCCGACCCGACCGGCCCGCGGGCTGCCTGTCGATCCAGGGCGGCCTCGCGTGCGGCCGCGACAACGGGCAGGTCGCCGAGTTCCTCGCCGCCAGCCGCCTCGCCGGCGAGGCCACCTTCGCCGACCGGTTCGCCACCGCCGTCGCCGACGGCGACCTGCCCGCCGGCACCGACCCCGCCACCCTCGCCCGGTTCGTCATGGCCGTCAGCGAGGGCCACGCCGTCCACGCCGCCGCCGGCGTCGGGCGCGCCGACCTGCTGGCCTCCGTGGAGTTCGCGCTGCGCGCGGTCCCCGGCGCGGGCTGA